The Bdellovibrio sp. ArHS nucleotide sequence GATGATTTCGCGGAATTCGACGAATCCGGCTCTGGCCAACAGGCCGAAGCGGCTCCTGCGGAGCAAGGGGACCAAGACCTCGCCATTGAAGAAGAGATCAATCAATCTTCTGACGTGCCTCAACAAGCAGAAGGAGCTCCTGCACCTGAGGAAACGTCTCCGACGGAGGACCCCTTCGCGGATACGACAGTTGCGGATGCGCCAACACCAACTCCAGATGTGCCGGCGGAGCCGACGGTCACAGAAACAATTCCCACGCCCGTTCAAGAAACAGCGCCGGTTGTTAACAATGGTGAGCCGGCAATGATCACGGATCTTCAATTTAAGGCTAACGAAACCGGCGGAACGGTGATCGTCAATGCGAACAAGCCTTTGACTTACACAACCCGCACGAATCCGGATTTGCGTCAGTTTGTTATTGAAGTCGACAATGCTACGTTGCCAGACCGATTAAAGCGTTCTTTGAACACTCGTGATATCAAGGGCAGCGTTGGTGCGATTGATGCCTATCAAAACCCGGGTTCGACAACAGCCCGCTTTGTGATCCAGTTGCGCGAAGGCGTGGCAGAGCCGACGGTTCAATCTGAAGGCAATGCTCTTTTGATCGTAGCCAATAGTTCTGGAGAAGCGAGTTCTACCGTTCAGGCCACACCCGTGGAAGAACCACCGCAACAGCAAATTCTTCCGAGTCAAAATCTTCAGGAATTTTTGGCTGGAAACACGAAGTTCTACGGTAAAAAAATTTCTATCGAAACGAACAATATGGATATTCGTGACGCTTTGAACTTCATCACTGAAGAAAGCGGCGTGAACATGGTTCTTTCCGAAGATGTGAAAGGCAACATCAGTCTGAAGCTTCGCCAAGTACCTTGGGATCAGGCCTTGGTTGTCATTATGAAAGCGAAAAAGCTTGGTTACACTCGCCAAGGCAATGTCCTGCGTATCGCCCCTCTTCAGGATTTAAGAGCCGAAGAAGATGATGCCAATAAGCTGGCTCAAGCGCGCAAAAATATTGAGCCTCTTAAAGTTCGCATGTTTCCAGTTAGCTATGCCCGCGTTGATGAGCTTGAAAAGAAAATCAAAGATTTCTTAGGTGATCGCGGTCGGGTGGTCGGTGATGTGCGCACGAACGCCCTGGTTGTTACCGATATCGAAGAAAATCTGGAAAGAGCGGCAAAGTTGATCGCCAGCTTGGATACGCAACCACCGCAAGTTCTGGTTGAAGGAAAAATCGTCGAGGCGAAAGAAAGTTTCACTCGCAACATCGGGATCAATTGGGGAGCCACCGGTTCGCCTATCAAATTGGGTTCGACCGCTCGCGGTCCTGTGAATATGAATCCCAGCTTTAACGTCAATCCGACGGCAACAACCCCGGGCAACTTCAATTTCAACCTGAGCGTTGGTACTTTGGATGTCTTCGGAACTTTGCAGGCGGCTTTAGCGCTTTCTGAAACCGAAGAGCAGGTGAAGGTCATTTCCGCGCCACGAATCATGACCATGACGAATGAAAAAGCGGACATCACGCAAACGACGGAAGTGCCTGTACGTCAGGTGACTCAGAATGGGACAGCCACTCAGGAAACGTTCCAGTTCAAACCATTGACGATGAAATTAGAGGTGACTCCTCAGGTGACTGCCGATGGTTCTGTTATAATGAAAGTGAACGTGAACAGACAGTTCCAAGGTGCTGATACGAGCGGGGCTGGTCAGGGCGCTTTTGCCGTGAACAGCCGTGAAGCCAACACTCGTGTCCTTGTGAAGAACGGCCAAACAGCCGTGATTGGTGGTATCTATCAAAGTGATGCCACCGACGGTGAAACCGGTGTTCCTTGGTTGCGAGACGTCCCGTATATCAGCTACCTGTTTAAAACGAAGAACGTGAGAAAAGATAAAACCGAGCTTTTGGTCTTCTTAACTCCGAGAATCATCGGAGCCCTGGACGCCTCAAGCCCGCAAACTCAGGACTTCTAAAAGGAACACGAATGAAAAAAATAATGTACGTTCTGATCCTTGTTTTAACGGCCAATCTGATGGCTTGCGCCCAAGAAGATGGAAATGTGGACGTGTCGATCACGTCCTCAACACTGCCTCTCATTCCGGCGACAGCGGTGAGTTGTTTAGCGCAAAGAAACGCCGGTTCGGATGCGGCAACACCTGATGTGTCAGCGAGCTATTTTAAGATTCCCGTCATCACATTTACCCGCAAAGACACCAGCAAAACATTGATTATCGCCTTTATCCGCGTTTCCATCCAAATTCCCGGAAGTGCCTCGCCAGTGACGTGTGAATATGGCGGAGACCAGTTGGCGGCTTTGCGCACAGAGTGGTTCAACAATGCGACCAAAGAAGCTGCCATTCCCGTGGGGGAGGCCTCCTATGCGACAGGCTGTGCGATGTATTGCGGCGGCATCAACTCCACGAATCAGTTTGTTGCGACAGGAACCCTGGAGGTCTTCGGTTTAGAACGAGACGACAGCCAGAACGAAACTCCGGTTAAAGTGCAGACGACGATCACGATTCAAAGCTACTAAGAAGTTTAATACTCGAAAAACCCCGGTCCAAGCCGGGGTTTTTATTTTATGCAGGAAATCTGCGGAGCCGAAATCACACTTCCCGAAACTCCCGAGATCCCATAGCAAACCGTTCCATCTGCCTGTTTAATTTGATAAAGATATGCCGTAGTGCTGGAGCCGGTAACCAGCAGAGAGACGGTTTCCACCGAGGTCCCATCAGAGAAGGCTCCTGTCGCCTTTGGCAAGAGGGATGAGCTTTGACCTCCAGCTTGATAGGCTGCCACAGAGCCGCCGATCACCATCGCAATCGCCGCCACGACACATAATGAACTGCGCATGCATTCCTCCTATGTCTTCAGTGAACAGGCACCACTTTGCGTCGGCAAGACAAACTCCTGCAATGTCAGCCTGTTAGGCGGCAAGATCTTAAAGTTACATAATCTTTCAGTGATTTCTGCGGATAAATGGTTTACGACAGGGGCATGGATCTTTTCTCATCATCTAGCGCCGCCTTAAGTTCATCGCCGTTATCTGAGATTCTTCGCCCGAAGAACCTTGATGAAATTATTGGACAGGATAAAACTTTGGGGCCGAAATCGAAACTCGGCCAGATGTTAAGAAAAGGATACCTTCCCAGCCTGATTATTTGGGGGCCTCCTGGGACAGGAAAAACCACGTTTGCATTGGCCTTGTCCCAGCACTTCAACGCTCATTTTGAAAATATCAATGCAGTCGATGCTGGCGCGAAAGTTTTGCGCGAAGTGGGAGAAAAGGGCAAAGACCGTCGCCTGCAGTTCCAGCAAAAGACAGTTCTTTTTGTCGATGAAATCCATCGGTTTAATAAGGCTCAGCAGGATGTGCTTTTGCCATTTGTGGAAAAAGGCGATTTGGTTTTGGTGGGGGCCACGACCGAAAACCCCAGCTACGAATTAAACCGCGCTCTTTTAAGCCGCTGTCGCGTGGTGATTTTTGAACGTCTTTCCGAAGAGGATTTAAGCAAGATCCTTCTGCGTGCGGAAGTCCACTATAAAAAACCTCTCGAACGAATTCTGACTAAAGAGGCGATTAACAATCTTCTTGAGTATTCCGACGGGGATGCTCGTCGCCTGATCAACAGTCTGGAAATTCTTTATAACTTCACGAAGGATCAAGAAGACGGGGAGCGCCTTGATGTCAACGACATGCGTGAGCTTTTGCAGCAAAACCCTTTGGGTTACGACAAAAGTTCCGAAATGCATTACGACCTGATTTCCGCTTTTATAAAAAGTGTGCGCGGCAGTGATCCCGACGCCGCCGTTTACTATTTGGCCCGCATGATTGATGGCGGAGAAGATCCCGTCTTTATCGCGCGCCGTCTGATCATTCTGGCCTCAGAAGATATCGGGAATGCTGATCCGCGTGCCATTTCCGTCGCCGTTTCGGGTCTCCAAGCGGTCGAAGCAATTGGACTTCCAGAAGGGGCTATCACTCTTGCGCAAGTGACCACTTACCTAGCTTGCTGTCCCAAATCGAATGCGTCTTACATGGCGCTAAACAATGCGCGCGCACTGGTTGAAAAAACACGGACTCAGCCTGTCCCATTGCACTTGCGCTCGGCGAAAACGGCGTTGGCCAAAGATTTGGGCTATGGGCGTGACTACAAATATCCCCATAATTATCCCACAGGCTGGGTAGAACAAAATTATTTGCCCGAAGACTTACAGACTGAGCCTCTATATGAACCGACGAACCGGGGTTTTGAAAAGAATATCCGCGATTATTTGAATTGGATGAAGGGGCATAAACCTGAAAAATAAAAAAAGAGAAAGAAGCCCTTTCTCTTTTTTATTTCGCGAATTTGGTGAAACTTAAATAGCTCTTTGCGCGCATACACAGACACACCCTTGCGCCCCTTGTGCCACGTGCGAATGTTTGGTGTTAGCGGGTATTTCAACACGGTCCCCTGGACGCAGAACGAACTGATTTCCTGAAATATTAAAGATCATTTCTCCAGAAACAATAATGCGAACCTCAGCAAAAGGATGGCGATGATCTTGAACCTTCATCTGCGGTTCGTAAACCTCATCATAAGGTTCCAACCCCTCTGATTCCAAAATCATATGAACTTGTTCTTTGCTCGGAACGACCGGAGCCTGCCAGCGTGTGATGATCATAAGTAGCCTCTTTCGTTTCCCTTATCTCAAATCGGCACAGCGAAAACAAGTCACAGCGCCGCTGAATCTCTTGATGAAACACTATCTCCAATTTTAGTTCAAATTGCGACAGGATAAGGGACCTGTTTATTATCTTTTTTTGTTTTGTCGTTAAGTCCTTTTGTGGATTGTCGATACCTACCATGTATGAGAGGGACACCCTTTAATTAGGGGAGGGTATTTTGAGTATTAAATCTAAGTCGACACATGCTGAATTAGATCACATCTTGAATTTTGTCGATGCATCGAAGGGTCTTCGTGCAAAGATCAACGAGTCAGGACGAGTGCAAATTCGCCAGGACCTGGACGGAAAGCTCTTCAGCTTTAATTCTCAAGAAGTGAACGAAGTCCTTCATCGTGCGGATTCAGAAGGTAAGCCGTTCATTCAAGTTAACTTCAAGAATGGAACAAAAGTTCTTCTGACGGAAACCCTTGTGGGATTCAAGCCGCTGGAAACACTGGGTCTGGATATGGGGCGTATTCCTAAAGTAGTGACCACGCCAGATCTTGTTAGTGTCTTCGATGCCATCGAAGAGTCTTTAGGCGCCGACAATGGACTTGATCATGAAGTTGAGATTCTTAAAAAGGTATATATGGCCATTGTTTCTGGTGGAGAAAAGGTCGGATTTGACCTCACCACGGAAAGAGCCTGGCTCAATAGGCTTG carries:
- the pilQ gene encoding type IV pilus secretin PilQ, giving the protein MKGFIRLLILSAMIASLTSCASRPVEDDELSLDGADSAEVAPADSGAQDDFAEFDESGSGQQAEAAPAEQGDQDLAIEEEINQSSDVPQQAEGAPAPEETSPTEDPFADTTVADAPTPTPDVPAEPTVTETIPTPVQETAPVVNNGEPAMITDLQFKANETGGTVIVNANKPLTYTTRTNPDLRQFVIEVDNATLPDRLKRSLNTRDIKGSVGAIDAYQNPGSTTARFVIQLREGVAEPTVQSEGNALLIVANSSGEASSTVQATPVEEPPQQQILPSQNLQEFLAGNTKFYGKKISIETNNMDIRDALNFITEESGVNMVLSEDVKGNISLKLRQVPWDQALVVIMKAKKLGYTRQGNVLRIAPLQDLRAEEDDANKLAQARKNIEPLKVRMFPVSYARVDELEKKIKDFLGDRGRVVGDVRTNALVVTDIEENLERAAKLIASLDTQPPQVLVEGKIVEAKESFTRNIGINWGATGSPIKLGSTARGPVNMNPSFNVNPTATTPGNFNFNLSVGTLDVFGTLQAALALSETEEQVKVISAPRIMTMTNEKADITQTTEVPVRQVTQNGTATQETFQFKPLTMKLEVTPQVTADGSVIMKVNVNRQFQGADTSGAGQGAFAVNSREANTRVLVKNGQTAVIGGIYQSDATDGETGVPWLRDVPYISYLFKTKNVRKDKTELLVFLTPRIIGALDASSPQTQDF
- a CDS encoding replication-associated recombination protein A, encoding MDLFSSSSAALSSSPLSEILRPKNLDEIIGQDKTLGPKSKLGQMLRKGYLPSLIIWGPPGTGKTTFALALSQHFNAHFENINAVDAGAKVLREVGEKGKDRRLQFQQKTVLFVDEIHRFNKAQQDVLLPFVEKGDLVLVGATTENPSYELNRALLSRCRVVIFERLSEEDLSKILLRAEVHYKKPLERILTKEAINNLLEYSDGDARRLINSLEILYNFTKDQEDGERLDVNDMRELLQQNPLGYDKSSEMHYDLISAFIKSVRGSDPDAAVYYLARMIDGGEDPVFIARRLIILASEDIGNADPRAISVAVSGLQAVEAIGLPEGAITLAQVTTYLACCPKSNASYMALNNARALVEKTRTQPVPLHLRSAKTALAKDLGYGRDYKYPHNYPTGWVEQNYLPEDLQTEPLYEPTNRGFEKNIRDYLNWMKGHKPEK
- a CDS encoding cupin domain-containing protein, which gives rise to MIITRWQAPVVPSKEQVHMILESEGLEPYDEVYEPQMKVQDHRHPFAEVRIIVSGEMIFNISGNQFVLRPGDRVEIPANTKHSHVAQGAQGCVCVCAQRAI